A single genomic interval of Gossypium raimondii isolate GPD5lz chromosome 11, ASM2569854v1, whole genome shotgun sequence harbors:
- the LOC105804140 gene encoding nicotinamidase 1 — translation MVSATIDLLKKELPVEEGSLVLSKDVKTGLVLVDVVNGFCSVGAGNLAPVKPDKQISYMVKESARLAKLFCGEKWPVFAFLDSHHPDIPEPPYPPHCIAGTDEARLVPDLQWLENEANATLKCKDCIDGFLGSVEKDGSNVFVDWVKKNQIKAILVVGICTDICVLDFVCSTLSARNRRMLTPLEDVIVYSGACATFDLPVHVAKDINGALAHPQDLMHHIGLYIAKGRGARIVSELSFAAL, via the exons ATGGTGTCAGCGACGATTGATCTGTTGAAGAAAGAGCTTCCTGTTGAAGAAGGCTCTTTGGTTCTTTCGAAAGATGTTAAGACTGGTCTTGTTCTTGTTGATGTTGTTAATGGCTTCTGCAGCGTTGGAGCTGGAAATCTG GCTCCAGTGAAACCTGATAAACAAATATCTTATATGGTTAAAGAATCTGCGAGACTAGCCAAGCTATTTTGTGGGGAAAAATGGCCTGTTTTTGCTTTCCTTGATTCCCATCATCCTGATATTCCTGAGCCTCCCTACCCACCTCATTGCATTGCTGGAACTGATGAAGCTAGATTGGTTCCTG ATCTCCAATGGCTAGAGAATGAAGCCAATGCAACACTTAAATGCAAAGATTGTATTGATGGTTTCCTTGGTTCAGTTGAGAAAGATGGTTCAAATGTGTTTGTAGATTGGGTTAAGAAGAATCAGATTAAAGCT ATACTGGTTGTCGGCATATGTACAGACATATGTGTACTGGATTTTGTATGTTCCACTCTGTCGGCTCGAAATCGTAGGATGCTTACCCCTCTTGAGGATGTGATTGTCTACTCTGGTGCTTGTGCAACTTTCGATCTTCCAGTTCATGTTGCCAAAGATATCAATGGTGCTTTGGCTCATCCACAG GATCTTATGCATCACATAGGTCTATACATCGCCAAGGGAAGGGGGGCCAGGATTGTATCAGAGCTCTCATTTGCTGCTCTATAA